From the genome of Cervus elaphus chromosome 7, mCerEla1.1, whole genome shotgun sequence:
ATTACAAACTATTCATTTAGGAGCAGGATGTTCCTCTGAGACGTCCCTCTGTTGGCATTAGCCAGTCCCCTTCTTCCATAATTATGCCAGAGTAAAAGAATGATCTCTTTTACCTGGGTCCATGGGAATAGAGCTGTGGTTGTTCAATGCTGTAGCTCCCTGCTCATCTTCGTCCTCACTTTCTAGCGGTGGGTCCGGCAAATGAAGCCCCAGGGCCTGCATAACCAGAGAAGACAGTTCAGGGTCAGTTCTTCAGGGACTTCAGCTCCACCTGCTCAGGAACAATGCCTCCTCCACATACCTGGATCCGATCCTGGATATCAGCAACTACATCTTCTCCATCCCCCACTGGTGCTAGTTCCACCTCCTCTTGTTCAGGATCTTGGTTCAGAGGCTGGTAGGAGTAGCCAGCTGGTCCTGCCCCTGTTTCCTCTTGTTCTTCCTCTGGTTCCTCACTGCTCCAATCCCCAGTGCCTTCCGTGGGGCCCTGATGTGGCCCGAGTTCCTCAGTCTGATTGGGGAAGATACGTTCAGGACCCATGGTGTCTCCCCCTAGAACTACTGCTGCCATCGGGCAGGGGCTGCAAGAACAGGGAGGCAGGAGAACACGGATTGGATGAAATTAAATCCACCTTCAGCCTCTCAACCAGCTCCTGGTGGCCTCCTGCTAAAGTCCACAAACATTTAAACGCCTCGAGTTTCCTGCACTACATACCACCCAGCCTGTCCTGGCCCCTCACCTCTTAAACCCACTCTTATCCCTAACCGAGGCCCACCCGCCTTTCTctgccaattcttttttttttctctgccaatTCTTAAATAGCAGCCCAACCGGAGGCCATGCCACCTCCCAAAAGACACCCCTTCGAGAACGTCCCCTCCCCCCAATCCACTTAGGAACTCCGGGTCGCCAAACAAGATACCTCGGACTAGGCATACCCgcccccttctctcccctccaaGGGCGTCCCCTCTGTACCGCCTGACAAACGCCCTTCGGGCCCCTGAGGCTCCCTTCAAATGGCCCGAGTTGCGGCGTTCCCCACCCGCCCCACCGATTCTCCGCACTGGTGTTTCCGCGCGCCTTACCCGCTCAGAGCCCGCGACCGAACCCGCACCTTCACTTCCGGCGAGGCAGGAcgtgcgggggagggggggggcgggTGCCCAGACTTCCAGCCCCGCCCCACGCTCGTGATTGACGGGAGCTTGGACGAAGAGCCCGCCCCTTGCCCCGCCTCCACCACCTTCTCCCAGACCCAGGACTACATTACCCAGTAAAGCCCGGGATCTTTGACACGTATCTGCACATCACCTCCTCTGGCCACTGCCCACTCTTCGGCAGCTCCGGGCCCACCGGAATCCCGTGGACTACAAGTCCCGGTACGCTTCGAGCAGTCAGCTCGGACTGCACGTGCGCATCCAGCTGCCCGCCGGAAGGACACAGCCTGGCTGTGTTTATCTCGTTGGGGACGGAGTCGTCGGTTGGCGCGCAACGGGTTCTAGGCTGCAGGCAGCGCGAGGAcccgcggccccgccccggcccggcctGGCAGGTAGCCCGGGGTGGGCTGAGGGACAAAGAAAATTGTAGGGGCTGGGGACGCCCCTGCCTAGCGCTGGGGTCTTGGGGGAGGGGCCTGAGAGTGATgcggtgggggctgggagggagctgggggaTGATGGGAAAGGAAAGTGTTAATTGGGAGAGAAAGGCCAGGGGAGGGTGGTGAGGGAACCGGTGGGGGACACCTGGTAGCTGCAGGAGGCCCTGAAGGAAACTGGGAAGAAGATCGAGTTATGAAGGGAACAGGGAGGCTGAGGATAATGGAAGAGAAGGGCGGGGGTGTCTGGcgttgtgggggaggggaggttgggATGACTGGAAGGCGATAGGGAGAGCGTCATATACAGGGAGGAATATCTCAGGCGGAAAGGGGTCAATGAATATTAGCTTTTTATTCCCCCTTAGTGGAAGAGCAAAAATGAAGGGCTGTCACGGTGAAGCTTGGAGTTGtaggggaaggaagaagaaaaaaaaaaaaatgcagagctCTCAGGAGATCAAGAAGGGCCAGAAACTGGGAGTGAAAATTGCACGAGAATAGGAGGGGAGGGCAGGTTCGTGAGGGGGATTGAAGATGCTTGAGAATGCGGCAGTGATGGAGGACGGGAGAGACCGGGAATTAGAGGAGCCTCTGAGACCCTGGGGGCTTGTTCTCCCTGAGCTTTTGTCTTTTTGGAGGAGAAGCCATGGGGTTTTTCCTCCACCTCTGCACTGAATCGCTTCTCTCTTGCCCTCTGAATGCTCTAACTTGATCTAGCTGAAGGGGAAGGTGGAGTCTATGAGGGAAGATGAAGGTCTCCCATTCTTAAGCCCGTCAACCTCCTTCCTATCTGTTCCCCTAAGCTCAGATCCAAGAGCTTTTGGATTGAGAACAGGAGTAAGGAGAGTGGTTTCCTGCTGGGGCTATTTCAGGTTTGGCAGAGTAGCTATTTAAAGCGTGGGGTTGGGGGTTGAGGGAGGTTGGGTAAGGGTGGAGGACTGGCAAGCCAGCTGAAGCCCATATGTCTTTCTTGCGAGGGGCCGCCATACTTGAGCTTTTTGGGTGCCTGAGGTTCTGCCTGGCGCTTCCCTCTCCAGGACTTCTTGAACAGGGAGCAGATGATCCACCCAAACCTATCAGGTGCCGTAGGAGACCTGCCTGATAGAGCCTTCAAATGTACCCATTATCACTAGGTTGGCGGGTTGTCTTTAAGAGACCATGACTTCTCATGCCTGGATCTTTTTCTTGTCCTGGCCAAGAgcatttttgctttccttttcctttccattgCACACCCCTACCCCTCTCCTGTTTCAGGGACCCAAATAGGAGAAGAACTGCTAGAAACAGCTTGTTCTCTGTCACAGTGGGCAAGTTGGGCAAATGGCAAGAGGAGAGAacgcctccaccccacccccacgcctcagTCCCCAGCAGACACATACCTTTCTGGCTTAAG
Proteins encoded in this window:
- the MEA1 gene encoding male-enhanced antigen 1; this encodes MAAVVLGGDTMGPERIFPNQTEELGPHQGPTEGTGDWSSEEPEEEQEETGAGPAGYSYQPLNQDPEQEEVELAPVGDGEDVVADIQDRIQALGLHLPDPPLESEDEDEQGATALNNHSSIPMDPEHVELVKRTMAGISLPAPGVPAWAREISDAQWEDVVQKALQARQAAPAWK